A region from the Chloroflexia bacterium SDU3-3 genome encodes:
- a CDS encoding PLP-dependent aminotransferase family protein, producing the protein MAPETIFFTRGVPPTEAFPVKELSACFDAAITSDTSVVLQYGQQPGYPALRHQLAAEYGVAESQLLIGNGSLHLQDLVSSYLIKTPGTVVFTEQPSYDRAISTFRRRGGRVVGIPLETDGISIERLEAALKKDVPAFMYLVPDFQNPAGATLSLEKRKRVLELASQYNFWVIEDIPYRKLRYTGEDIPMLREIDPTHVITMSSFSKLLSPGMRVGFLIAPAELVSAVTKLAEDTILSPVLPTQAAVAEFIRRGWLQPNIDKLKELYRPRWAAMAEAVRSELSGATQYIPDGGFFVSVLLPESANTDNLMGRAKEIGLILTPGAAFYADSDDGSPIPGDRFVRLPFCAITPEQIREGVHRLASLL; encoded by the coding sequence ATGGCACCCGAGACGATTTTCTTCACACGCGGCGTCCCGCCCACCGAGGCATTCCCCGTCAAAGAGCTCTCCGCCTGCTTCGATGCGGCGATCACATCCGACACATCGGTGGTGCTTCAGTACGGCCAGCAGCCCGGCTACCCCGCGCTACGCCACCAGCTCGCCGCGGAGTACGGCGTGGCCGAAAGCCAGCTGCTGATCGGCAACGGCTCGCTGCACCTCCAGGATCTGGTGTCCAGCTACCTGATCAAGACGCCCGGCACGGTGGTGTTCACCGAGCAGCCCAGCTACGACCGCGCCATCAGCACCTTCCGCCGCCGCGGCGGGCGCGTAGTCGGCATCCCGCTGGAGACTGACGGCATCAGCATCGAGCGGCTGGAGGCGGCGCTGAAGAAGGATGTGCCCGCGTTCATGTACCTGGTGCCCGACTTCCAGAACCCCGCCGGCGCGACGCTCTCGCTGGAGAAGCGCAAGCGCGTGCTGGAGCTGGCCAGCCAGTACAACTTCTGGGTGATCGAGGACATCCCCTACCGCAAGCTGCGCTACACCGGCGAGGACATCCCGATGCTGCGCGAGATCGACCCGACGCACGTCATCACCATGTCGTCGTTCTCGAAGCTGCTCAGCCCCGGCATGCGCGTGGGCTTCCTGATCGCCCCCGCCGAGCTGGTGAGCGCCGTCACCAAGCTGGCCGAGGACACCATCCTCTCGCCGGTGCTGCCGACCCAGGCGGCGGTGGCCGAGTTCATCCGGCGCGGCTGGCTTCAGCCTAACATCGACAAGCTGAAGGAGCTGTACCGCCCGCGCTGGGCCGCCATGGCCGAGGCCGTGCGCAGCGAGCTTTCCGGCGCGACGCAGTACATCCCCGACGGTGGCTTCTTCGTTAGCGTGCTGCTGCCCGAGAGCGCCAACACCGATAACTTGATGGGCCGCGCCAAGGAGATCGGCCTGATCCTGACGCCCGGCGCGGCCTTCTACGCCGACTCGGACGACGGCTCGCCCATCCCCGGCGATCGCTTCGTGCGCCTGCCTTTCTGCGCCATCACCCCTGAGCAGATCCGCGAGGGTGTGCACCGCCTGGCCAGCCTGCTGTAG
- a CDS encoding phosphotransferase, whose protein sequence is MNDDRLHDYFVCDTAMAGRLFRCFSKTIEVDQLIPLHGGMSTSNYCAVSGDKKYLLKIYASYAESIEPSVYTFLKRHECTPEFFYYDESRKICPHPYAIIEFINGVTFGEYVSIHKRYDEEKVRDIAQKIAAIHKNVYQESGVLDSALRIKASMGDTRALIRRSLAGKPGDYISSGCRHGLEQYMLHNEDIFGRIDCDFVLCHGDMSNGNILISDDCVYFIDFEYALAESRYRDIGKFFRNKTPDIQRYITDATYAAFQDGYADVGFMLPDDWLHLARIADIPVMLGLLNREAPPTDWVDDIEHDICTAILHR, encoded by the coding sequence ATGAATGATGATCGATTACACGACTATTTTGTATGCGATACAGCTATGGCTGGTCGGCTGTTTCGATGTTTCAGCAAAACAATTGAAGTAGATCAGCTTATCCCACTTCATGGCGGTATGAGCACAAGCAACTATTGTGCTGTTTCTGGCGATAAGAAATATCTGCTGAAGATCTACGCATCATATGCGGAAAGCATAGAACCAAGCGTCTACACGTTTTTGAAGCGCCACGAATGCACGCCAGAGTTTTTCTACTACGACGAATCGAGAAAGATCTGCCCGCACCCATATGCGATCATTGAATTTATTAACGGCGTAACTTTTGGCGAGTATGTGAGTATACATAAACGCTATGATGAAGAAAAAGTGCGTGATATTGCTCAAAAGATAGCGGCTATTCACAAAAATGTCTATCAGGAGAGCGGGGTTCTTGATAGCGCGCTGCGAATAAAGGCGAGTATGGGAGATACGAGAGCGCTGATCCGTAGGAGCTTAGCAGGCAAACCTGGGGATTATATCAGCAGTGGCTGTAGGCACGGCCTTGAGCAATATATGCTTCATAACGAGGATATATTCGGCAGGATTGATTGCGATTTTGTTCTGTGCCACGGCGATATGAGCAATGGAAATATCTTAATATCAGATGACTGCGTCTATTTTATCGACTTTGAGTATGCGCTTGCAGAAAGTCGCTATCGTGATATTGGCAAGTTTTTTAGAAATAAAACACCAGATATTCAGCGATATATTACCGATGCGACCTATGCAGCTTTTCAGGATGGCTACGCTGATGTAGGGTTCATGCTACCAGATGATTGGCTGCACCTTGCTAGAATAGCAGATATCCCCGTGATGCTCGGGCTTCTGAATCGCGAAGCCCCGCCGACTGACTGGGTCGATGATATCGAGCATGATATCTGCACAGCGATTCTTCATCGCTAG
- the asd gene encoding aspartate-semialdehyde dehydrogenase has product MAQKKIPVAILGATGAVGQRMITLLQGHPWFEIAALTGSERTIGRPYGELVHWVLDGEPPADMAKMVVQPTEQVADVAIALSALPTDAAKQYEPLWAEKVAVCSNASSYRMEQDVPLIIPEVNPDHLSVLERQRAERGWKGCLITNPNCSTIGIVMALRPLHDAFGITKLFASTLQAISGAGYPGVPSLDILGNVVPNIANGGEEAKIETEPLKLLGTVSADARFVDAPIGVSAQVTRVSVIDGHTALLSIGFERRPSPEEALRVLEQYQAPEAVRGLPSSPAKAIVVRYEGDRPQPRRDGGEGNGMSAVVGRVRPCPLNDLRMVVLSHNTIRGAAGGALLNAELLVSTGVVS; this is encoded by the coding sequence ATGGCTCAGAAGAAGATCCCTGTCGCTATTCTCGGCGCGACGGGCGCGGTCGGCCAGCGCATGATCACGCTGCTGCAGGGCCACCCCTGGTTCGAGATCGCCGCGCTCACCGGCTCGGAGCGCACCATCGGGCGGCCCTACGGCGAGCTGGTGCACTGGGTGCTGGATGGTGAGCCGCCTGCGGATATGGCCAAGATGGTGGTGCAGCCCACCGAGCAGGTGGCCGATGTGGCCATCGCGCTCTCGGCGCTGCCCACCGACGCGGCCAAGCAGTACGAGCCGCTGTGGGCCGAGAAGGTCGCGGTCTGCTCGAACGCATCCTCGTACCGCATGGAGCAGGATGTGCCGCTGATCATCCCCGAGGTCAACCCCGACCACCTGAGCGTGCTTGAGCGCCAGCGCGCCGAGCGCGGCTGGAAGGGCTGCCTGATCACCAACCCCAACTGCTCGACCATCGGCATCGTGATGGCGCTGCGCCCGCTGCACGATGCCTTCGGCATCACCAAGCTGTTCGCCTCCACGCTCCAGGCGATCTCGGGCGCGGGCTACCCCGGCGTGCCCTCGCTAGACATCCTGGGCAATGTGGTGCCCAACATCGCAAACGGCGGCGAGGAGGCCAAGATCGAGACCGAGCCGCTGAAGCTGCTGGGCACGGTCAGCGCCGATGCGCGGTTTGTGGATGCGCCGATCGGCGTGAGCGCCCAGGTGACGCGCGTGTCGGTGATCGACGGCCACACCGCGCTGCTCTCGATCGGCTTCGAGCGCAGGCCCAGCCCCGAGGAGGCCCTGCGCGTGCTGGAGCAGTACCAGGCCCCCGAGGCGGTGCGCGGGCTGCCCAGCTCGCCCGCCAAGGCTATCGTGGTGCGCTACGAGGGCGATAGGCCCCAGCCGCGCCGCGACGGCGGCGAGGGCAATGGCATGAGCGCGGTGGTTGGCCGCGTGCGCCCCTGCCCGCTGAACGACCTGCGCATGGTGGTGCTCTCGCACAACACTATCCGCGGCGCGGCGGGCGGCGCGCTGCTCAACGCCGAGCTTTTGGTCTCAACAGGTGTGGTATCCTAG